AACCTCTATGAGGCCACTGTGCTGCTGCTCGATGAACTTCCGAACCCGGATGTCTGGCCGGCGCTGTATGTGCGCTGGGAACTCGGGCTTCTTTCCGCGCTCGGCTTCGGGCTCGACCTCGAGGAGTGCGCGCTCAGCGGCGCCAATGACGGGCTCACGCATGTCTCGCCGAAGACCGGCCGGGCCGTGCGCGGCTCGGAGGCGGAGGAATATATCGACCGGCTGCTGCGCCTGCCGGCGTTCCTGCTGGACCCGCGTGCGGCGCTCGAGCCGGGCGATATTGAGGCGGGTCTCCGGCTCACCGGGCACTTCCTGGAGCACCGCCTGTTTTCCGCTGTCCATCGCGGCGTCCCGCCCGAGCGGGAGCGCCTGATGGTCCGCCTGCTGACGAAACGCTAGGCCTTCACGCTCGCGCGCTCGGCCACCTTCGCGTACCAGCGGCCAACATTCTTCAGCTCGGGGTTCAGCGGCTGGCCCACCTGTCCGCCGAAGGCGAGGAAGCAGAAGAGCAGGATGTCA
The genomic region above belongs to Acidobacteriota bacterium and contains:
- the recO gene encoding DNA repair protein RecO, which encodes MNWSDDGIILGGRRFGEGGLILDVLTAERGRRSGLVYGGASRKRRAQYEPGNTVALAWSGRLEDALGRFDVAEPRRERASRLLEDAPALAAVSAITALLRASTNEGDAAGSNLYEATVLLLDELPNPDVWPALYVRWELGLLSALGFGLDLEECALSGANDGLTHVSPKTGRAVRGSEAEEYIDRLLRLPAFLLDPRAALEPGDIEAGLRLTGHFLEHRLFSAVHRGVPPERERLMVRLLTKR